GCCTTACCCTGAATATGCCCCCAGTAATGGGCCGCCTCAGAGGGCAAGCCAACCTCTGCTGCACTGCGGCTCAGCAAGGATTGCTGACGGTGCTTAACGAGATGGTGGTGGCGGTGCATAAGCGCACGAGCTTGATCCTGTGCAGACATAGTCAAGACCTCCAAAGGTGTATTTAAGTGGGGTACTGGAAAAAAGTATCCTATGGAACTAATATAACAATTATTTTCTGTATTGAATGTTACAGAAAACACTTAATTCAGATTGTTTTATGTTTCTTGACGTACGCTCAACATCATCGCCGTGTCCATTCATAGTCATTCATGGACAGGTTTGATTAGCCCTGTCGGCCATGGTTCACGTTGAACCTCTGACCCACGCACGCTTTACTTGCTACATGTTGCCCTCACCCTAAATCCCTCTCCCAGAGAGGGATAGGGACTTTGAAGGGTGGATGTTCTACCGCAATCGTTTGAAGAACTGGTATTAGGCGAGCGTCATAGCATCGATGAGGAGCTAGGAGCTGGGTTGCGCTAGATTTTACCCAGCCTAAGGGTCGCTTCAGGGGCTGGTCGGAGGGATCCAAGCCGCGATCGCCCCTTAGTAGTCGTAGGGATTGGCTGGTTCTGGAATTTCGGTCAACGCCGTGGCTTGAATCACCAATTGCCGGATGCCGTTCAAGGTTTCTGTGATCATTTCACCTTCCACCCGAAACCAGGTATCGGCTGGGTAATCTAGGCGGTTGGTGGGAAGCTTCACCGGCAAGCCGACCGGGTAGACATCGGCAGCACAGCAGGTGATCACAAAGCGGGTGATGGTCAGGTAATCGTCTGAGAGTTCGCGGGAATGCACGGCAAAGCCTTCCACCCGCACCGGCTGACCCGTGTAGGCATCGGGTTCAGGGTAGACATTTAGGGTGCGTACCCAGTCAATCACAGAGCGCTCTTCCGGACGGGTGCTGGTGCGAAACGACTGGGGCTGCGATCGCGTCATAATCAACGTATCGGCAACCCCGCGCTGTACGGCTAGATCGCTGGCAAAGGGGCGGGGCGTGACGATGAATCCTAGGATGGCGACCCCAAGCAGTAGGGTGCTGCTCATGCCTAAGGGAAATAGGGTCGTGTGGGGCATTTTCGGCAGAGGACGCTGCGATCGCACCCCTTGAACAATCTGCTGTAGTTTAACAACGGCGAGAATGGCCAAGAAAATGCCGGCGGTGATCGCCAGCCAGTGATAGTCCGGATGCAGCAGCACATTAATGGTGCCAGTGATCCAATACTTCAACAGCAGCCAACTCCAAGCGGCGATCGCCAGCAGGTCGAGGATCATCTGCCAGGGAATATAGGGCGATCGGCGACGGCGGCGGGAGGCGGACGATTTCACATTGACAGTCATGGTTCAAAACGGGTGAGGAGAGGAAGATATCGCTTAGGTGCAGCACCAGCCACGCTTAGCTAATGTAAAGGTTCATCACCAGGCAAAACAAGAAGGTGAGCTGTCCCGCCAGCATAAATAGATAGAGAATGGTGCGTCCTCGAAAGACCGTTAGCAGCAGTCCGATATTTTTCAGGTCGATCATCGGGCCAAAGACGAGGAATGCCAGCAAGGAGCCACTGGTAAAGGTGGAGGCAAAGGCGAGGGCAAAAAAGGAGTCTACCGTGGAGCAAATGGAGACCACCCAAGCCAAGGCCATCATCGCCAAGATGGAGGTGATCGGCCCCTGTCCCAAACTCAGAATAATGTCCCGAGGTACAAAGACCTGAACGGCGGCAGCGATCGCACTACCAATCACCAACATGCCCCCCAGTTCCCGAAACTCCTGGGTCACGTTATCAATCATCAACTGCAACCGCTCTGAAAAAGGGCGAGAGATGATGGTTCCCCCAGCCGCCACCAGGTTATCCAGGCGAATCGGCTGCCCAGCAGCGTCTAGTAAAAAGGTACCTGACTGTAATAGGGCCGACTGTCCTATCTGAGATGGTGGCACGGGGGTGGGCATCAGCCGCGCCACCGATGGTTGCATCATTGGACGTAGATCCACCTGCCGGCTAAACGTCCAGCCAACAATGACAGCGATCGCTAGAGAAAAGAAGATTCGCAGGAAAACAATTTCTGGCTGATCGCGGAATGCTGTCCAGGTGGCCCAAAATACAATGGGATTTACCGTGGGAGCCGCGAGGAGAAAGCCAACCGCCATGGAGGATGGAGCCCCCTGGATCAACAGCCGTCGTGCTACCGGTACATTGCCACACTCGCATACCGGGAAGAGAAATCCTGCCAGACTGCCGGCCAAGGCTCCGGCAAGCGGATGTTTGGGCATGACGGCAATCAACCGACGTTCATCCACAAACAGCAGCAGTAAGCTCGATAGCAATACTCCCAACAGCAGGAACGGCATGGCTTCTACAAGCAAACTGAAAAATAGCGTGAGAGCATTGGTGAGTTTAACTGTCATAGACCGAACATGCTGCTGAAGACCAATGGCGGTCAGTTTACAGGAGTTTGACCGTGGATGCACTCCGCCAGTCGGCGGGCCGCGTTGGAGGAAGCAGGCCTGCTAGCGCGGACTAGGGCCGCAAAGGCGTAAGATAATGGATCGAAGACGGACAGTCAACCAAGCGGGATATAGGGTTTGCCCCAGCGTGACACCTTGGTCATCCCTTCTGGGGGCGATCGCTTCCATCCGCATAAAACGATCGCCGTGGTCTAGCTCGACCCATCCCGCAGCCGACAGACGCCTACATCCTTCGAACATCATTCAGAAACGCTTAGTGCTAGAGAGGTTAAGACTATGACGACAGCGTCCCAACTACATGAACAGGTTGCCGTGGTCACCGGGGCATCCCGAGGGATTGGGCGGGCGATCGCCCTGGCATTGGCGGAAGCAGGCGCGAAGGTTGCAGTCAACTATGCTCGCTCTAGCCAGGCAGCGGATGAAGTCGTCGAGAAAATTACGGCAGCCGGTGGAGAAGCGATCGCCCTCCAGGCTGATGTGGCTCAGGCCGACCAAGTGGATAGCTTGATCGGTGCTGTCCTAGAGCGCTGGGGACGGGTGGATGTTTTGGTCAACAATGC
The sequence above is drawn from the Candidatus Obscuribacterales bacterium genome and encodes:
- a CDS encoding TIGR03943 family protein, giving the protein MTVNVKSSASRRRRRSPYIPWQMILDLLAIAAWSWLLLKYWITGTINVLLHPDYHWLAITAGIFLAILAVVKLQQIVQGVRSQRPLPKMPHTTLFPLGMSSTLLLGVAILGFIVTPRPFASDLAVQRGVADTLIMTRSQPQSFRTSTRPEERSVIDWVRTLNVYPEPDAYTGQPVRVEGFAVHSRELSDDYLTITRFVITCCAADVYPVGLPVKLPTNRLDYPADTWFRVEGEMITETLNGIRQLVIQATALTEIPEPANPYDY
- a CDS encoding permease gives rise to the protein MTVKLTNALTLFFSLLVEAMPFLLLGVLLSSLLLLFVDERRLIAVMPKHPLAGALAGSLAGFLFPVCECGNVPVARRLLIQGAPSSMAVGFLLAAPTVNPIVFWATWTAFRDQPEIVFLRIFFSLAIAVIVGWTFSRQVDLRPMMQPSVARLMPTPVPPSQIGQSALLQSGTFLLDAAGQPIRLDNLVAAGGTIISRPFSERLQLMIDNVTQEFRELGGMLVIGSAIAAAVQVFVPRDIILSLGQGPITSILAMMALAWVVSICSTVDSFFALAFASTFTSGSLLAFLVFGPMIDLKNIGLLLTVFRGRTILYLFMLAGQLTFLFCLVMNLYIS